In Stenotrophomonas sp. 610A2, one DNA window encodes the following:
- a CDS encoding peptide MFS transporter, translated as MSAAAPNSAPTPAPVPEFNNLLGHPRPLWMLFMTEFFERFAFYGIRWALTLYIVAQFSESQAGASKLYGAYLALVYAAALFGGFVADRIIGYQRSILIGAAVMSLGLFLIAIPNDQVFRIGLATVIAGNGLFKPNISSMVGQLYGINDSRRDSGFTIFYMGINAGALVAPVLTGILAENVFGTEAMPAYKYVFIASGVGMLISLVWFWFGRRQLGEIGKPPAGGEGMGRTIAVLVGSLVAVPVAYALLSIDAGILGWILGGLFTALCVMILVEGIREGKVARDRAIAMLIIFVFNVLFFMFFEQAGSSFNFLAQNIVNRDLGGWTFPIGWFQSVNSVAILALGPIFVWLWTALGKANPSIPRKFGLGLIFNGLAFLLLMYALSSLVDGAGKIPFWTLFMVYVIQTVGELCLSPIGLSMTTKLAPLKVVGLAMGGWFLSTAIGNNLSGIFAAVVSGESGMTVESALKGYTFGFWSLLGAGVLLFLIAPLVQKLMHGVK; from the coding sequence ATGAGCGCTGCCGCGCCGAATTCCGCACCAACCCCGGCGCCCGTGCCGGAGTTCAACAACCTGCTCGGTCACCCGCGTCCGCTGTGGATGCTGTTCATGACCGAGTTCTTCGAGCGATTTGCGTTCTACGGTATCCGCTGGGCGTTGACGCTGTACATCGTGGCCCAGTTCTCCGAGAGCCAGGCCGGTGCCAGCAAGCTCTACGGCGCCTATCTGGCGCTGGTGTATGCGGCGGCCCTGTTCGGCGGCTTCGTCGCCGACCGGATCATCGGTTACCAGCGTTCTATCCTGATCGGCGCGGCGGTGATGTCGCTGGGCCTGTTCCTGATCGCCATCCCCAACGATCAGGTGTTCCGTATCGGCCTGGCCACGGTGATCGCGGGCAACGGCTTGTTCAAGCCGAACATCTCCAGCATGGTCGGGCAGTTGTACGGCATCAACGACTCGCGGCGTGATTCGGGCTTCACCATCTTCTATATGGGCATCAATGCCGGTGCGCTGGTCGCCCCGGTGTTGACCGGCATCCTGGCCGAGAATGTGTTCGGCACCGAAGCCATGCCGGCCTACAAATACGTGTTCATCGCCTCGGGCGTCGGCATGCTGATCAGCCTGGTGTGGTTCTGGTTTGGCCGTCGCCAGCTCGGCGAAATCGGCAAGCCGCCGGCCGGTGGTGAAGGCATGGGTCGCACCATCGCTGTGCTGGTGGGTTCGCTGGTGGCGGTGCCGGTCGCCTATGCGCTGCTGTCCATCGATGCCGGCATCCTTGGCTGGATCCTGGGCGGCCTGTTCACCGCGCTGTGCGTGATGATCCTGGTCGAGGGCATCCGCGAGGGCAAGGTAGCGCGTGACCGTGCCATCGCCATGCTGATCATCTTCGTGTTCAACGTGCTGTTCTTCATGTTCTTCGAACAGGCGGGCAGCTCGTTCAACTTCCTGGCGCAGAACATCGTCAACCGTGACCTTGGGGGCTGGACCTTCCCGATTGGTTGGTTCCAGTCGGTCAATTCGGTCGCCATCTTGGCCCTTGGCCCGATCTTCGTCTGGCTGTGGACCGCGCTGGGCAAGGCCAACCCGTCCATCCCGCGCAAGTTCGGCCTGGGTCTGATCTTCAACGGCCTGGCCTTCCTGCTGCTGATGTACGCGCTGTCCTCGCTGGTCGACGGCGCTGGCAAGATCCCGTTCTGGACCCTGTTCATGGTCTATGTGATCCAGACCGTCGGTGAGTTGTGCCTGTCGCCGATCGGTCTGTCGATGACCACCAAGCTGGCCCCGCTCAAGGTGGTGGGCCTGGCGATGGGCGGCTGGTTCCTGTCCACCGCCATCGGCAACAACCTGTCGGGCATTTTCGCCGCGGTGGTCAGTGGCGAGAGCGGCATGACGGTGGAATCGGCCCTGAAGGGCTATACGTTCGGTTTCTGGTCGCTGCTGGGTGCAGGTGTGCTGCTGTTCCTGATCGCCCCACTGGTGCAGAAGCTCATGCACGGCGTGAAGTAA
- the hppD gene encoding 4-hydroxyphenylpyruvate dioxygenase, with product MNTPTASNAPNLGMQVTTFENPMGIDGFEFVEFGAPAGQAAQLHAYFKNMGFTAVLRHRQRAITVYRQGGVNFLVNEEPNSFAADFAAKHGPSACGFAIRFQKPAAEVLSAALGNGAEEVELLAETRAVSAPVIKGIGDCMLYLVDRYGGAGSIYDTDYEPIEGADQNPGGFGLTFIDHLTHNLYLGNMQQWSDYYERLFNFREIRYFDIKGAKTGLVSKAMTAPDGVVRIPLNESSDPKSQINEYLDAYKGEGIQHIACFTDNIYDTVEAMRAQGIEFLDTPDTYFDVVDLRIPNNGEDVERLRKNKILIDADPETKQRKLLQIFTKNCIGPIFFEIIQRKGNEGFGEGNFQALFESIERDQMDRGVL from the coding sequence ATGAACACCCCTACTGCATCCAACGCGCCCAACCTGGGCATGCAGGTCACCACCTTTGAAAACCCGATGGGCATCGATGGTTTTGAGTTCGTCGAATTTGGCGCGCCGGCCGGGCAGGCTGCCCAGCTGCATGCTTACTTCAAGAACATGGGGTTCACGGCCGTCCTCCGCCACCGGCAGCGTGCTATTACCGTCTACCGTCAAGGCGGCGTCAACTTTCTTGTAAACGAGGAGCCAAACTCGTTTGCCGCCGACTTCGCCGCCAAGCATGGCCCGAGCGCCTGCGGCTTCGCCATCCGCTTCCAGAAGCCGGCTGCCGAGGTGCTGTCGGCGGCGCTGGGCAACGGTGCCGAGGAAGTCGAGCTGCTGGCTGAAACCCGCGCCGTGTCGGCGCCGGTGATCAAGGGTATCGGCGACTGCATGCTGTACCTGGTGGATCGTTACGGCGGTGCCGGAAGCATTTACGACACCGACTACGAGCCGATCGAAGGCGCCGACCAGAACCCGGGCGGCTTCGGCCTGACCTTCATCGATCACCTGACCCACAACCTGTACCTGGGCAACATGCAGCAGTGGTCGGATTACTACGAGCGCCTGTTCAACTTCCGCGAGATCCGCTACTTCGACATCAAGGGCGCAAAGACCGGCCTGGTGTCCAAGGCGATGACCGCGCCGGACGGCGTCGTGCGCATCCCGCTCAACGAGTCGTCCGACCCGAAGAGCCAGATCAACGAATACCTCGATGCCTACAAGGGCGAGGGCATCCAGCACATCGCCTGCTTCACCGACAACATCTACGACACCGTCGAAGCGATGCGTGCGCAGGGCATTGAGTTCCTGGACACGCCGGACACCTACTTCGACGTGGTCGACCTGCGCATCCCGAACAATGGCGAAGACGTGGAGCGCCTGCGCAAGAACAAGATCCTGATCGACGCCGACCCGGAAACCAAGCAGCGCAAGCTGCTGCAGATCTTCACCAAGAACTGCATCGGCCCGATCTTCTTCGAGATCATCCAGCGCAAGGGCAACGAAGGGTTCGGCGAAGGCAACTTCCAGGCCTTGTTTGAAAGCATCGAGCGCGACCAGATGGATCGTGGTGTGCTGTAA
- a CDS encoding thioredoxin family protein, whose product MKLLFGTLPLLLTVALAGCNQPPPAKPEKVQPLDTSEQKAPVADTSQPVASGNTPTAADIAAVAGLNAQFDPARDPVADLETAKVEAQRGGKRIMLDVGGEWCSWCHLLDAFMEGDSELRRFRDANYVWMKVNYSEENENAAFLSRFPEIKAYPHLLVLDAEGKLLHSQFTGDLEKGKGYDRAKFDAFLKEWAPPAK is encoded by the coding sequence ATGAAACTGCTGTTCGGAACGCTTCCCCTGTTGCTCACCGTGGCGCTGGCTGGCTGCAATCAACCGCCGCCTGCCAAGCCTGAAAAGGTGCAGCCACTGGACACGTCCGAACAGAAGGCACCGGTGGCTGATACCAGCCAGCCGGTAGCATCGGGCAATACCCCCACCGCAGCGGACATCGCTGCGGTGGCCGGGCTCAATGCGCAGTTCGACCCGGCCCGCGACCCGGTTGCGGATCTGGAAACGGCCAAGGTGGAAGCCCAGCGCGGCGGCAAGCGGATCATGTTGGATGTGGGCGGCGAGTGGTGCTCCTGGTGCCATCTGCTGGACGCGTTCATGGAAGGTGATTCGGAGCTGCGCCGCTTCCGCGACGCCAACTACGTGTGGATGAAGGTCAACTACAGCGAAGAGAACGAGAACGCGGCCTTCCTGTCGCGCTTCCCGGAGATCAAGGCCTACCCGCACCTGCTGGTGCTGGATGCCGAGGGCAAGTTGCTGCATTCGCAGTTCACTGGCGATCTGGAGAAGGGCAAGGGCTACGACCGCGCCAAGTTCGATGCCTTCCTGAAGGAATGGGCGCCGCCGGCGAAGTAA
- a CDS encoding tryptophan 2,3-dioxygenase: MTVEKNQRELEAGIHTDLQGRLTYGGYLRLDQLLAAQQPLSNPPHHDEMLFIIQHQTSELWLKLLAHELRAARGHMQRDEVWQCRKVLARAKQVLRLLTEQWAVLETLTPSEYMGFRDVLGPSSGFQSLQYRYIEFLLGNKNADMLNVFAHDPEGQAQLREVLEAPSLYEEFLAYLARFGHAIPAAYEGHDWTQSHISDPALRQVFENIYQDTDRYWREYSLCEDLVDLETQFQLWRFRHMRTVMRVIGFKRGTGGSSGVGFLRQALELTFFPELFEVRTTIRGDA, translated from the coding sequence ATGACCGTAGAAAAGAACCAGCGTGAGCTCGAAGCCGGTATCCATACCGACCTGCAGGGCAGGCTCACCTACGGCGGCTACCTGCGCCTGGATCAGCTGTTGGCGGCCCAGCAGCCGCTGTCCAACCCGCCGCACCACGACGAAATGCTGTTCATCATCCAGCACCAGACCTCGGAGCTGTGGCTCAAGCTGCTGGCCCATGAACTGCGCGCGGCGCGCGGCCACATGCAGCGCGACGAGGTCTGGCAGTGCCGCAAGGTGCTGGCCCGGGCCAAGCAGGTGCTGCGCCTGCTGACCGAACAGTGGGCGGTGCTGGAGACCCTGACGCCCTCCGAGTACATGGGCTTCCGCGACGTGCTGGGCCCGTCCTCGGGCTTCCAGTCGCTGCAGTACCGCTATATCGAATTCCTGCTCGGCAACAAGAATGCCGACATGCTCAACGTGTTCGCCCACGACCCGGAAGGGCAGGCGCAGCTGCGTGAGGTGCTGGAAGCGCCCAGCCTGTACGAGGAATTCCTGGCCTACCTGGCGCGCTTCGGCCATGCCATCCCGGCGGCCTACGAAGGCCACGACTGGACCCAGTCGCATATCAGCGACCCGGCCTTGCGCCAGGTATTCGAGAACATCTACCAGGACACCGACCGCTACTGGCGTGAGTACTCGCTGTGCGAGGACCTGGTGGACCTGGAAACCCAGTTCCAGCTGTGGCGCTTCCGCCACATGCGCACGGTGATGCGGGTGATCGGCTTCAAGCGCGGCACGGGCGGTTCCAGCGGCGTGGGCTTCCTGCGGCAGGCACTGGAGCTGACCTTCTTCCCCGAGCTGTTCGAAGTGCGTACCACCATCCGCGGCGATGCCTGA
- a CDS encoding MarR family winged helix-turn-helix transcriptional regulator, which yields MSSSDYSKSTSIRASHVLLDLEQFLPYRISVLSNRVSGNIARLYGERYGLAIPEWRVITILALYPGSSASEVSERTAMDKVAVSRAVARLLERGFIKRETHGDDRRRSVLALSAAGFEVYETIAPMVIEMERRLMSALTEDEEQVLERLITRLADAGLQRMNEG from the coding sequence ATGAGCTCTTCCGATTACAGCAAGTCCACCAGCATCCGCGCCTCTCACGTGTTGCTGGACCTTGAGCAGTTCCTGCCCTACCGCATCAGCGTCCTGTCCAACCGGGTCAGCGGCAACATCGCCCGGCTGTACGGCGAGCGCTACGGCCTGGCCATCCCCGAATGGCGGGTGATCACCATCCTGGCGCTGTACCCGGGCTCCTCGGCCAGTGAAGTGTCCGAGCGCACGGCGATGGACAAGGTGGCGGTCAGCCGCGCCGTTGCGCGCCTGCTGGAGCGCGGCTTCATCAAACGCGAGACCCACGGCGATGACCGTCGCCGCTCGGTGCTGGCCTTGTCGGCCGCAGGCTTCGAGGTCTACGAGACCATCGCGCCGATGGTGATCGAGATGGAACGGCGCCTGATGTCGGCGCTCACCGAGGACGAGGAACAGGTGCTCGAACGCCTGATCACGCGCCTGGCCGATGCCGGCCTGCAGCGCATGAACGAGGGTTGA
- the pdhA gene encoding pyruvate dehydrogenase (acetyl-transferring) E1 component subunit alpha produces MTVSAQFQINYLQYLDADGNLVRDDLPASLRDPRSLLPMFKQMLATRVFDTKAVALQRTGKLGTFASCLGHEAAHVGIGAAMKSGDVFAPSYREYGAMFMRGVRPRDVLMYWGGDERGSDYDRQSDAVRDFPICVPISTQCLHAAGSALSFKLRNMPQVAVSVCGDGGSSKTDFYAAVNSAGAYKLPLILCVVNNGWAISVPRSAQTGAETLAQKGLAGGLFCLQVDGNDLIAVLAAMEQARERALAGEGGTVLELLTYRLSDHTTADDARRYRDDAEVKSAWLKEPLIRLRKYLTAQGVWSEEEEKNWIAECGTRVDEEVNAYLNCPVQPVEAMFDYLYADPPPDLLAQRAAAIALEQRHG; encoded by the coding sequence ATGACGGTTTCCGCCCAGTTCCAAATCAATTACCTGCAGTACCTGGATGCCGACGGCAACCTGGTACGTGACGACCTCCCCGCCTCGCTGCGTGACCCACGCTCGCTGCTGCCGATGTTCAAGCAGATGCTGGCCACGCGGGTGTTCGACACCAAGGCCGTGGCGCTGCAGCGCACCGGCAAGCTCGGCACCTTTGCCTCCTGCCTGGGCCATGAAGCGGCCCATGTCGGCATCGGCGCGGCCATGAAGAGCGGTGACGTGTTCGCCCCCAGCTACCGCGAGTACGGCGCCATGTTCATGCGCGGCGTGCGCCCGCGTGACGTCCTGATGTACTGGGGCGGCGACGAGCGCGGCAGCGACTACGACCGCCAAAGCGATGCGGTCCGCGATTTCCCCATCTGCGTGCCGATCTCGACCCAGTGCCTGCACGCGGCCGGTTCGGCGCTGTCGTTCAAGCTGCGCAACATGCCGCAGGTCGCGGTCAGCGTCTGCGGCGACGGCGGCAGCTCCAAGACCGACTTCTACGCCGCGGTGAACTCGGCCGGCGCCTACAAGCTGCCGCTGATCCTGTGCGTGGTGAACAACGGCTGGGCCATCTCGGTGCCCCGCTCGGCCCAGACCGGCGCCGAAACCCTGGCCCAGAAGGGCCTGGCTGGCGGCCTGTTCTGCCTGCAGGTGGACGGCAATGACCTGATCGCCGTGTTGGCCGCGATGGAACAGGCGCGCGAGCGCGCCCTGGCCGGCGAAGGTGGCACGGTGCTGGAACTGCTCACCTACCGCCTGTCCGACCACACCACTGCCGACGACGCCCGCCGCTACCGCGACGACGCCGAGGTGAAGTCGGCCTGGTTGAAGGAGCCGCTGATCCGCCTGCGCAAGTACCTCACCGCGCAGGGTGTGTGGAGCGAAGAAGAAGAAAAGAACTGGATCGCCGAATGCGGCACCCGCGTCGACGAGGAGGTCAACGCCTACCTCAACTGCCCGGTGCAGCCGGTCGAGGCGATGTTCGACTATCTGTATGCCGATCCGCCGCCGGACCTGCTGGCGCAGCGAGCTGCCGCCATCGCCCTGGAGCAGCGCCATGGATGA